The Staphylococcus carnosus genome has a segment encoding these proteins:
- the purE gene encoding 5-(carboxyamino)imidazole ribonucleotide mutase, whose protein sequence is MKVAVIMGSSSDWNIMSESCQMLDQFGIPYDKKVVSAHRTPKLMFDFATEARLNGYDVIIAGAGGAAHLPGMVASMTTLPVIGVPIESKSLKGLDSLLSIVQMPGGIPVATTAIGKAGAKNAGILAARILSIKSDEVRKKLEEYQQSLVDKVGEMQSELQ, encoded by the coding sequence TTGAAAGTGGCAGTTATTATGGGCAGTTCTTCTGACTGGAATATAATGTCAGAAAGTTGCCAGATGTTGGACCAATTTGGAATTCCGTACGATAAAAAGGTAGTATCTGCACATCGTACGCCGAAATTAATGTTCGACTTTGCGACAGAAGCCAGACTAAATGGTTATGATGTCATTATTGCAGGAGCAGGCGGAGCAGCGCATTTACCAGGAATGGTTGCTTCAATGACAACATTGCCTGTTATTGGCGTTCCTATTGAATCAAAAAGCTTAAAGGGATTAGATTCACTGTTATCTATTGTGCAAATGCCAGGCGGCATTCCAGTTGCTACGACAGCAATCGGCAAGGCAGGAGCTAAAAACGCAGGTATTCTTGCAGCACGTATCTTAAGCATTAAAAGTGATGAAGTACGTAAGAAATTAGAAGAGTATCAGCAATCACTAGTAGACAAAGTAGGAGAGATGCAAAGTGAACTTCAATAA
- the folD gene encoding bifunctional methylenetetrahydrofolate dehydrogenase/methenyltetrahydrofolate cyclohydrolase FolD, which translates to MVAKILDGKQIAKDYRQGLQDQVEALKEKGYTPKLSVILVGNNGASLSYVKSKKKAAEKIGMISEIVHLEETATEEEVLNELERLNNDDSVSGILVQVPLPSQVSEQKVLEAINPEKDVDGFHPQNIGKLYIDEQTFVPCTPLGIMELLKNADIDLDGKDAVVIGRSHIVGQPVSKLLIQQNATVTILHSHSKDMSKYLKEADVIVSAVGKPGLVTKEDVKEGAVVIDVGNTPDENGKLKGDVEYEDVKEVAGAITPVPGGVGPMTITMVLNNTLLAEKMRRGLE; encoded by the coding sequence ATGGTTGCAAAAATTTTAGATGGCAAACAAATTGCCAAAGACTACCGTCAAGGATTACAAGATCAAGTTGAAGCGTTAAAAGAAAAGGGCTATACGCCAAAACTTTCTGTAATCTTAGTGGGCAATAACGGTGCAAGTCTTAGCTATGTAAAATCTAAAAAGAAAGCTGCTGAAAAAATCGGTATGATTTCAGAAATCGTACATTTAGAAGAAACAGCAACTGAAGAAGAAGTATTAAACGAACTTGAACGTCTGAATAACGATGATAGTGTGAGTGGTATCTTGGTTCAAGTTCCGCTTCCATCACAAGTAAGCGAACAAAAAGTACTTGAAGCCATTAATCCAGAAAAAGACGTTGACGGCTTCCACCCACAAAATATTGGTAAATTGTATATTGATGAACAAACATTTGTGCCATGTACACCGCTTGGCATCATGGAATTATTAAAAAATGCCGATATTGATTTAGATGGTAAAGATGCAGTAGTAATCGGCCGCAGCCATATCGTTGGTCAACCTGTTTCAAAACTATTGATTCAACAAAATGCAACTGTAACTATCTTGCATTCTCATTCAAAAGATATGAGCAAATATCTTAAAGAAGCAGACGTCATAGTCAGTGCAGTAGGCAAACCAGGATTAGTTACAAAAGAAGATGTTAAAGAAGGTGCTGTTGTCATCGATGTTGGTAATACGCCTGATGAAAACGGCAAATTAAAAGGTGATGTTGAATACGAAGACGTTAAAGAAGTTGCGGGCGCTATCACACCAGTTCCAGGCGGAGTTGGCCCAATGACAATTACGATGGTCTTAAACAATACTTTATTAGCTGAAAAAATGCGTCGCGGTCTTGAATAA
- the purK gene encoding 5-(carboxyamino)imidazole ribonucleotide synthase, whose product MNFNKLKFGATIGIIGGGQLGKMMAQSAQKMGFKVIVLDPDAEAPCQYVAHEFINAAYDDMDALRKLGEASDVITYEFENIAADQLKALTEEFNVPQGYQAIQLLQDRLTEKQTLESAGTKIVPYAQLTKPSDLDATVDKLGYPFMVKTRFGGYDGKGQILVRDENDLNEAKTLVENQECVAEQFLDLYKEVSLTVTIGNGGQISYFPLQENEHRDQVLFKTIVPARSDKENEARNEVDKIKNKVHFVGTFTVEFFIDKNNDLYVNEIAPRPHNSGHYSIEACDYSQFDTHILAVTGQKLPEKIEILKPAVMMNLLGKDLDLLEDKFGDHPEWHVHIYGKASRKPVRKMGHMTVLTDDVDKTEQEMLTTFKGGNK is encoded by the coding sequence GTGAACTTCAATAAATTAAAATTCGGTGCCACTATAGGAATTATCGGCGGCGGACAATTAGGTAAAATGATGGCGCAATCAGCTCAAAAAATGGGCTTTAAAGTTATCGTTTTAGACCCTGATGCTGAGGCCCCTTGTCAGTACGTAGCACATGAATTTATTAACGCTGCTTACGATGACATGGATGCTTTAAGAAAATTAGGAGAAGCTTCAGACGTCATTACTTATGAATTTGAAAATATTGCTGCAGATCAATTGAAAGCATTAACTGAAGAATTCAATGTTCCCCAAGGCTATCAAGCCATCCAATTACTTCAAGACCGTTTGACTGAAAAACAAACATTAGAATCTGCTGGAACTAAAATTGTTCCTTATGCACAGTTGACTAAACCTTCTGATTTGGATGCCACAGTTGATAAATTAGGTTATCCATTTATGGTGAAAACACGTTTTGGCGGATACGATGGAAAAGGGCAAATATTAGTTCGTGATGAAAATGACTTGAATGAAGCAAAAACTCTTGTCGAAAACCAAGAGTGTGTAGCTGAACAATTTTTAGATTTATATAAAGAAGTCTCACTAACAGTTACTATCGGAAATGGCGGTCAAATTAGTTATTTCCCACTTCAAGAAAACGAACACCGCGACCAAGTTCTTTTTAAAACAATCGTACCAGCACGTTCTGATAAAGAAAATGAAGCTCGAAACGAAGTAGATAAAATTAAAAATAAAGTACATTTTGTCGGAACTTTTACTGTGGAATTCTTTATCGATAAAAATAATGACCTTTATGTTAATGAAATCGCACCTCGTCCGCACAACTCAGGACATTATTCTATTGAAGCTTGTGATTATTCACAATTCGACACACATATTCTAGCTGTGACAGGTCAAAAGCTGCCTGAAAAAATTGAAATCTTAAAACCCGCAGTCATGATGAACTTGCTAGGAAAAGATTTAGATTTATTAGAAGATAAATTTGGAGATCACCCTGAATGGCACGTGCACATTTATGGTAAAGCATCTAGAAAACCAGTAAGAAAAATGGGACATATGACAGTGTTAACAGATGATGTTGATAAAACAGAACAAGAAATGTTAACAACCTTTAAAGGAGGAAATAAGTAA